One Helicobacter cetorum MIT 00-7128 DNA window includes the following coding sequences:
- the nadD gene encoding nicotinate (nicotinamide) nucleotide adenylyltransferase, protein MQLDNLGLEQQEIALYGGSFDPFHQAHLAIVKQTLELLPIAQLIVLPAYQNPFKKPCFLDANTRFRHLEEVLKDFDRVLLSDFEIKQQRAVPTIESVRYFQEVLKPKTLYLVVGADCLTSLPSWKNATELLERVELVVFERIGYEKVEFRGLYFPLKGIEVPISSSAIRQKYLL, encoded by the coding sequence TTGCAATTAGACAATTTAGGGCTTGAGCAACAAGAGATAGCTCTTTATGGGGGGAGTTTTGACCCCTTTCATCAAGCGCATTTAGCTATTGTTAAACAAACTTTAGAGTTATTGCCAATAGCTCAACTCATTGTTTTACCCGCTTATCAAAACCCCTTTAAAAAGCCATGTTTTTTAGATGCTAACACTCGTTTTAGGCATTTAGAAGAGGTGCTAAAAGATTTTGATAGGGTGCTATTAAGCGATTTTGAGATTAAGCAACAGCGTGCTGTGCCAACCATAGAAAGCGTGCGTTATTTTCAAGAGGTTTTAAAACCAAAAACGCTTTATCTTGTTGTTGGAGCTGATTGCTTAACAAGCTTGCCCTCATGGAAAAACGCTACAGAGCTTTTAGAGAGAGTAGAGTTGGTTGTTTTTGAGCGCATTGGTTATGAAAAAGTTGAGTTTAGGGGGCTTTATTTTCCCCTAAAGGGCATTGAAGTGCCGATTTCATCAAGCGCTATTAGACAAAAATACTTGCTTTAG
- the exbB gene encoding TonB-system energizer ExbB: MEVGLSAQLKDYVDIFVFAVLGIASFLAIWFVIERVIFYSKVNLSVYNDVDALNIDLTKNLTILYIIYSNAPYVGLLGTVLGIMVTFYDMGVSGGMDAKTIMVGLSLALKATALGLAVAIPTLIAYNALLRKADVLSEKFRIMTK, from the coding sequence ATGGAAGTAGGCTTATCAGCTCAGCTAAAAGACTATGTAGATATTTTTGTCTTTGCAGTGTTAGGAATTGCAAGCTTTTTGGCAATATGGTTTGTAATTGAGAGAGTTATTTTCTATTCCAAAGTTAATCTCTCTGTTTATAATGATGTTGATGCGCTCAATATTGATTTAACCAAGAATTTAACGATTCTTTATATTATTTATTCTAATGCCCCCTATGTAGGACTTCTAGGAACGGTTCTAGGCATTATGGTAACTTTCTATGATATGGGCGTTAGTGGTGGCATGGATGCTAAAACGATTATGGTTGGACTATCCTTAGCTCTTAAAGCAACTGCTCTAGGACTTGCTGTAGCGATACCTACTTTGATTGCTTATAATGCCTTGCTTAGAAAAGCTGATGTTTTGAGCGAAAAGTTTAGGATTATGACCAAATGA
- the exbD gene encoding TonB system transport protein ExbD, with product MKSIKRGDGLNIVPFIDIMLVLLAIVLSVSTFIAQGKIKVNLPSAKSAEKSQPSEQKVVVISVDEHDSIFVDDKPTTLEALRETIKQVDPKTLIDLKSDKNSRFETFISIMDILKERNHENFSISTQAQ from the coding sequence ATGAAAAGTATCAAACGAGGCGATGGGCTAAATATTGTCCCCTTTATTGACATCATGTTGGTATTGTTGGCTATTGTGTTGAGTGTTTCCACTTTTATTGCTCAAGGCAAAATCAAGGTCAATCTCCCTAGTGCTAAAAGCGCTGAAAAGTCTCAACCAAGCGAGCAGAAAGTTGTTGTCATCTCTGTAGATGAGCATGATAGTATCTTTGTAGATGATAAGCCTACAACCCTAGAGGCACTCAGAGAGACTATCAAGCAAGTTGACCCCAAAACGCTTATAGATTTAAAAAGTGATAAAAATTCACGCTTTGAGACTTTCATTAGCATTATGGATATTTTAAAAGAGCGTAACCATGAAAACTTCTCTATCTCCACACAAGCTCAGTAA
- a CDS encoding vacuolating cytotoxin domain-containing protein translates to MKALKNLNNISKMFYKRTLISALAFLGIFENQLVGQSYNLGKNSNIVSWMNANNYYGNNSIGNLYNNGSYYCFGWYCGTSWTLIGDKGIHYTLNNFIYAGGNLTLNLAQSSISLSNDDFYSYYGSQVNNAINAQAINLSNSLQVGLNAGGNYSGGPGNTTLNLNSSNINANNANIQVANNSSLTFNGNTTLTNSQLKSDNTSQIDFKDQATFNNTTFNSGVYNFSSGNLTFNGDTFNQGVSFNFGSNDVIFSHTNTLTSSTPFTDLKGNVSFSPNAVFNINQTLSKNQTYDILHTSGTINYGNNSNSLWDLIDYQGQKAISDKEVKNDVYDVVYDIDNQDETIQETFSSNSITTKFLGNTPKPKPKPITPTPQPKPTPTPKPKPAPTPKPITPTPTPTQSNSFNLDNPNDITSNGQAGFFNPSTYYLPKTKTFDTSNATYYLMSSSAKNPLILWNSGTPNISLGQPTSFTQTITGKNSALVIGAKNTWANNLKAPKSNSVVSFGDIVGKCTLGIICAGTINGTYNAPSIYITGTLQSGNGSTGGAAYLTFNATDSINIANATIKQLEDGAYKSYMHFNGNNINISNSDFSSAVGKSGENAFSFNAKNTLNVNGTNSFTLKDGGQISFSANTLKFLGNNSFNYSDGGTLNFTSNTDNLNMLGDNSFNFTNGGTINFKSAKSLNLSPKTSFNFQNASGTLNLQSSTPSNIQIQSINANSGINIISQNNNLSINQGTISAQNNSIEITAKNFVDEGSINANAQITFNANATINNLSLGANAILQANNLNILQSMALQNNQDIQGNFTLSNGANLSLSNNATLSTQGQANIYASNKAFLSFNTSTNNTTYTLLNAKKGINYFLNGADVFTNLNDYLKLYTLIDFNNHHLTWANGKLTYDNKSVQVLDNGLIVRFDNAQNEPMELSLGYNQIRVAIGNASLTSNAPNISQYIKNILGQNALNEVKAYGGSQGLKWLNQLIIEAHSPLFAPSYLEHSSAQDLKTILKDLNSTLEQVSSISLRTQASQDLQTNTYINQMNRLVKLSDFNAREPFIFDESIERYKNIRLASASNKDVLSLINYKPSKKNYYNLWLSALGGVSLISQGSGTLYGVNIGADSLIKDIIIGGYIAYAYSNFNGGLIQNGANNVSVGLYARKFFKRQELSFRINETYGGNHSKLSSNNPILSALNQQYNYNSYTTQIASNYGYDFLFKHRSIVVKPQLGLTYYYIGVGQLLGNKINPLYEQFKIQANPANKQVLNLELALETRHYYGKHSYYFVIAGISRDLFLHSLGDKVVRFVGENSLSYRNGQIYGTFANLTTGGEMRLWRSLYINLGVGMRFNLNYTNISTMGNLGMRYVF, encoded by the coding sequence ATGAAAGCCCTAAAAAATTTAAACAATATTTCTAAAATGTTTTACAAAAGAACTCTTATCTCTGCCCTAGCGTTTCTAGGGATTTTTGAAAATCAATTAGTGGGGCAAAGCTATAACTTAGGAAAAAATAGCAACATTGTTAGTTGGATGAATGCTAATAACTACTATGGCAACAATAGTATAGGTAATCTCTATAACAATGGTAGCTATTATTGCTTTGGTTGGTATTGCGGAACAAGTTGGACTTTAATTGGCGATAAAGGCATCCATTACACGCTCAATAACTTCATTTATGCGGGCGGTAATTTAACTCTTAATTTAGCGCAATCTAGTATTTCTTTAAGTAACGATGATTTTTATAGCTATTATGGCAGTCAAGTTAATAATGCGATTAACGCTCAAGCTATCAACTTAAGCAATTCCCTACAAGTAGGCTTAAATGCAGGGGGTAACTATAGTGGAGGTCCGGGTAATACAACCCTAAATCTAAACAGCTCTAATATTAACGCCAATAACGCTAATATCCAAGTAGCCAATAACTCTAGCCTAACTTTTAATGGCAACACTACTTTAACTAACTCCCAATTAAAGAGCGATAATACTTCACAAATTGATTTTAAAGACCAAGCAACTTTTAATAACACGACTTTTAATAGTGGGGTGTATAATTTTAGTAGTGGCAATCTAACCTTTAATGGCGATACTTTTAATCAAGGGGTTTCTTTTAATTTTGGCTCTAATGATGTTATTTTTTCTCACACAAACACCTTAACTTCAAGCACACCTTTTACTGACCTTAAGGGGAATGTGTCTTTTAGCCCTAACGCTGTTTTTAACATCAATCAAACGCTTTCTAAAAATCAAACTTATGATATTCTTCATACAAGTGGGACAATCAATTATGGCAATAATTCCAATTCTCTATGGGATTTGATTGATTATCAAGGTCAAAAAGCTATTAGTGATAAAGAAGTAAAAAACGATGTTTATGATGTGGTTTATGATATTGACAATCAAGATGAAACTATTCAAGAAACTTTCTCTTCAAATTCTATCACAACCAAATTTTTAGGGAACACACCAAAACCCAAGCCAAAGCCAATCACACCAACTCCACAGCCTAAACCAACACCTACCCCAAAGCCAAAACCCGCCCCAACACCTAAACCAATCACACCAACTCCAACGCCCACTCAAAGCAATTCGTTTAATTTGGATAATCCTAATGATATTACAAGTAATGGGCAAGCGGGGTTTTTTAATCCATCAACCTATTACTTACCTAAAACAAAAACCTTTGATACCTCTAATGCTACTTATTATCTTATGTCATCTAGTGCTAAAAACCCACTCATTCTTTGGAACTCTGGCACGCCCAATATATCTCTTGGGCAACCAACCTCTTTCACACAAACAATTACCGGTAAAAATAGCGCTTTAGTCATAGGGGCTAAAAATACATGGGCAAATAATTTAAAAGCCCCTAAATCTAATAGCGTGGTATCGTTTGGAGATATTGTAGGCAAATGCACATTGGGCATTATTTGTGCCGGAACTATTAATGGCACTTATAATGCTCCTAGCATATATATTACCGGCACTTTGCAATCAGGCAATGGCTCTACGGGTGGAGCGGCCTATTTGACTTTCAATGCTACAGATAGCATCAATATTGCCAATGCAACCATTAAGCAACTTGAAGATGGCGCTTACAAATCTTACATGCACTTTAATGGCAATAATATTAATATTTCAAACAGCGATTTTAGTAGTGCCGTAGGCAAGTCTGGCGAAAATGCTTTTAGTTTCAATGCTAAAAACACCTTAAATGTTAATGGAACAAACTCTTTTACCCTCAAAGATGGCGGACAAATTAGTTTTAGTGCCAACACGCTTAAATTCTTGGGAAATAACTCGTTTAACTATAGCGATGGCGGAACTTTAAATTTTACAAGCAATACTGATAATTTGAATATGTTAGGAGACAATTCATTCAACTTCACTAATGGAGGCACAATCAATTTTAAAAGCGCTAAAAGCTTGAATCTTAGCCCTAAAACTAGCTTTAATTTTCAAAATGCTAGTGGGACTTTGAACTTGCAATCTAGCACCCCCTCTAACATACAAATTCAAAGCATTAATGCTAATAGTGGGATTAATATTATTTCTCAAAACAATAACCTCAGCATAAATCAAGGCACAATCAGCGCTCAAAATAATTCCATAGAAATCACAGCCAAAAATTTTGTAGATGAAGGGAGCATTAATGCTAACGCTCAAATTACTTTTAATGCTAATGCAACTATCAATAACCTTTCTTTAGGTGCAAATGCCATTTTGCAAGCTAATAATCTTAACATCTTGCAATCTATGGCATTACAAAATAACCAAGACATTCAAGGCAATTTCACGCTCTCTAATGGGGCTAATCTCTCCCTTAGCAACAATGCCACCTTAAGCACTCAAGGACAAGCTAATATCTATGCCTCTAATAAAGCCTTTTTAAGTTTCAACACTAGCACTAACAACACCACTTACACGCTTTTAAATGCTAAAAAGGGCATTAACTATTTTTTAAATGGAGCTGATGTTTTTACAAATTTGAATGATTATCTCAAGCTTTATACTTTAATAGATTTTAATAACCATCATTTAACTTGGGCTAACGGCAAGCTTACTTATGATAACAAAAGCGTTCAAGTTTTGGATAATGGGCTTATTGTGCGTTTTGATAACGCTCAAAATGAGCCTATGGAATTGAGCCTAGGTTATAATCAAATTCGTGTTGCTATAGGTAATGCTAGTCTTACTTCTAATGCCCCTAACATCTCACAATACATCAAAAATATTTTAGGGCAAAATGCCTTAAATGAAGTCAAAGCCTATGGAGGCTCTCAAGGGCTTAAGTGGCTCAATCAACTTATCATAGAGGCGCATAGCCCTCTTTTTGCCCCCTCTTATTTAGAGCATTCAAGCGCACAAGATTTAAAAACTATTCTTAAAGACCTTAATAGCACTTTAGAACAAGTCTCTAGCATTTCGTTAAGAACTCAAGCGAGTCAAGATTTGCAAACTAACACTTATATTAATCAAATGAATCGCTTAGTTAAGCTCTCAGATTTTAATGCTAGAGAGCCTTTTATCTTTGATGAAAGCATTGAACGCTATAAAAATATACGCTTAGCAAGTGCCTCTAATAAAGATGTTCTCTCGCTCATTAACTATAAACCCTCTAAAAAAAATTATTACAACCTTTGGCTTAGCGCATTAGGGGGAGTTAGCCTAATTTCTCAAGGCTCAGGCACTCTTTATGGAGTCAATATTGGGGCTGATAGCCTTATTAAAGACATCATTATTGGAGGCTATATTGCTTATGCTTATAGCAATTTTAATGGAGGTCTTATACAAAATGGCGCTAATAATGTGAGTGTAGGTCTTTATGCAAGAAAGTTTTTTAAACGCCAAGAATTGAGCTTTAGAATCAATGAAACTTATGGGGGCAATCATTCTAAACTTTCTTCAAATAATCCTATTCTCTCAGCACTTAACCAACAATACAATTACAATTCTTATACCACTCAAATTGCAAGTAACTACGGATATGACTTTTTATTCAAACACCGCTCTATTGTGGTTAAACCTCAATTAGGTTTGACTTACTATTATATTGGCGTAGGGCAATTATTGGGGAATAAAATCAACCCCCTTTATGAGCAATTTAAAATTCAAGCTAACCCTGCTAACAAGCAAGTTTTAAACTTAGAGCTTGCCCTAGAGACACGCCATTATTATGGAAAACACTCCTATTATTTTGTTATTGCTGGGATTAGCAGGGATTTATTCTTGCATTCTTTAGGTGATAAGGTAGTGCGTTTTGTAGGTGAAAATTCTTTAAGCTATAGGAACGGACAGATTTATGGCACTTTTGCTAATCTTACCACCGGAGGCGAAATGCGCTTATGGCGCTCATTATATATCAATTTAGGTGTTGGCATGCGTTTTAATCTCAATTATACCAATATTAGCACTATGGGTAATCTTGGTATGCGCTATGTGTTTTAA
- a CDS encoding J domain-containing protein, whose translation MAKIELLARYTQISLPNNHSLLKKVLAYAKKHFSQCHMLSSSLLILNDMECFKKNYLLNWVYHALDCEHNQEISEHSLETILQKSHLPIRIKITKENALLENAEIKVLAFGVEYVLFITEHPTAKRFLCQKFAPYIILEADNELHTRSSTEHFWELVLSLNKDRIVHNVCLHFSYPNGFDNESYTTMAERKLKECYKTLGFIKHEHFDIVKKRYLELAKTYHPDLHAHKEKKALYAQRFAIIQEAYRHIKKYA comes from the coding sequence ATGGCAAAAATTGAATTGTTGGCGAGATACACGCAAATTTCGCTCCCAAACAATCATTCGTTGCTTAAAAAAGTTTTAGCGTATGCTAAAAAACACTTTAGCCAATGCCATATGCTCTCTTCATCATTATTGATTTTAAATGATATGGAATGCTTTAAGAAAAATTACTTGCTAAATTGGGTCTATCATGCGCTTGATTGCGAGCATAATCAAGAAATTAGCGAGCATTCTTTAGAAACTATCTTACAAAAAAGCCACTTGCCTATACGCATTAAAATCACTAAAGAAAACGCTCTTTTAGAAAATGCAGAAATTAAAGTCTTGGCTTTTGGTGTAGAATATGTGCTTTTTATCACTGAACACCCCACTGCTAAACGCTTTTTGTGTCAAAAATTTGCGCCTTATATCATTTTAGAGGCTGATAATGAATTGCATACTAGAAGTAGCACCGAGCATTTTTGGGAATTAGTGCTTTCATTGAATAAAGATAGGATTGTGCATAATGTGTGCTTACATTTTAGCTATCCTAATGGCTTTGACAATGAGAGCTATACCACTATGGCAGAACGCAAACTTAAAGAGTGCTATAAGACGCTTGGATTTATCAAACACGAGCATTTTGATATTGTTAAAAAACGCTATTTAGAGCTTGCTAAAACCTACCACCCAGACTTACACGCCCATAAAGAAAAAAAGGCGCTCTATGCCCAACGCTTTGCGATTATTCAAGAGGCATACCGCCATATTAAAAAATACGCCTAA
- the nikR gene encoding nickel-responsive transcriptional regulator NikR codes for MDTFKEESTIRFSVSLQQNLLDELDTRIIKNGYSSRSELVRDMIREKLVEDSWEEGDPSEEDKVAVLVVIYDHHQRELNQRMIDIQHASDTHVLCTTHIHMDAHNCLETIILKGNSSEIQRLQLGIGGLKGVKFAKLTKASSFEVSE; via the coding sequence ATGGATACTTTTAAAGAAGAATCAACGATTCGTTTTTCTGTTTCTTTACAACAAAATTTATTAGATGAATTAGATACTCGCATTATTAAAAATGGCTATTCCTCTCGCTCAGAATTGGTGCGCGATATGATTAGAGAGAAGTTAGTGGAGGATAGCTGGGAAGAGGGCGACCCTAGCGAAGAAGATAAGGTTGCTGTTTTAGTGGTAATTTATGACCATCATCAGCGAGAATTAAATCAACGCATGATAGATATTCAGCATGCGAGCGATACGCATGTCTTATGCACTACACATATTCATATGGACGCTCATAATTGTTTAGAGACTATTATTTTAAAGGGTAATTCTAGTGAAATCCAACGCTTGCAATTGGGAATTGGTGGACTTAAGGGCGTGAAATTTGCCAAATTGACCAAAGCCTCTAGTTTTGAGGTTAGTGAGTAG
- a CDS encoding energy transducer TonB family protein gives MKTSLSPHKLSKISTLTGFAITFVLYAGGLVYFLLREDAPMSLAQAGTTKVTMSLASINTNSNVKTNAESAKPKEAELKKEEEPKKDKPKPKPKPKPTPKPKPKPKPTPKPKPKEELKPKPEPKPKDEPKKEDKKEEAPKKDEPKKEEKEEATKKATTKDLTKDKKKDEESNKTSEGATSEAQAYNPGVNDEFLMKIQMAISSKNRYPRTAQMRGIEGEVLVSFIVNVDGSVTDIKVVKSNTSEILNHAALEAVKSAASLFPKPEETVHLKIPIAYTLKEDS, from the coding sequence ATGAAAACTTCTCTATCTCCACACAAGCTCAGTAAAATCTCAACCCTCACGGGTTTTGCCATTACTTTTGTGCTTTATGCGGGGGGTTTGGTCTATTTTTTATTGCGTGAAGATGCGCCTATGTCTTTAGCACAAGCTGGCACCACTAAAGTTACGATGAGTTTAGCTAGTATTAACACTAACTCTAATGTAAAAACCAATGCTGAATCAGCCAAACCTAAAGAGGCGGAGCTTAAAAAAGAAGAAGAGCCTAAAAAAGATAAGCCTAAGCCCAAACCAAAACCAAAACCTACCCCAAAACCCAAGCCTAAGCCAAAGCCTACCCCAAAACCCAAGCCCAAAGAAGAGCTAAAGCCAAAACCTGAGCCTAAACCTAAAGATGAGCCTAAGAAAGAGGATAAAAAAGAAGAGGCTCCCAAGAAAGACGAGCCTAAAAAAGAAGAAAAAGAAGAGGCAACAAAAAAGGCAACCACCAAAGACCTCACCAAAGATAAGAAAAAGGACGAAGAATCTAATAAGACTTCTGAGGGAGCAACTTCTGAGGCACAAGCTTATAACCCCGGTGTCAATGATGAATTTTTGATGAAAATTCAAATGGCAATTTCATCTAAAAACCGCTATCCAAGAACCGCTCAAATGAGAGGCATTGAAGGTGAGGTGCTAGTAAGTTTCATAGTAAATGTTGATGGCAGTGTAACAGATATTAAGGTTGTCAAAAGCAATACTAGCGAAATCTTAAACCATGCAGCCTTAGAGGCAGTAAAAAGTGCAGCTAGTCTCTTCCCTAAGCCTGAAGAAACCGTGCATTTAAAAATCCCTATTGCCTACACCCTAAAAGAAGATAGCTAA